In one Salipiger abyssi genomic region, the following are encoded:
- a CDS encoding PAS-domain containing protein yields MERTEILVSDGMLTDATLQARHLLECGPAEQLTWSEIATALRPFFGPLPEVQPTEAAVLPAIGDPETLLTLTPDGNRLRLTFIGPPAGVGECLRLRADLRELSQLRHVMARTPTPIWQTDSTRQVVWGNASFDDLCARAELPDRSTQPLDILPDDSEDIHVSRASAGKPGDGSQSWYEVQSYRVPEGRLHFAQNIDAVIHAEAAQRNFLQTLTRIFAHLPIALAVFDKDLRLVLFNPALLDLTTLPAEFLSGRPNLLSFFDMLREKQMMPEPKNYRSWRDKLSEVIAAASSDLYVETWSLPSGLTYKITGRPHPDGGVAFLFEDISAEISLTRRFRQEIEVTQAVLDCLDDAVAVFSQLGVLSFCNDPYRQLWDNDPDSSIAEIGIAEATRDWQARCRPSPIWAELRDFTLTLGDRAGWDAELQTLDGQRLLCRAEPLSGGATLIRFSPCLCPAKIPAEV; encoded by the coding sequence ATGGAACGTACAGAGATACTCGTCTCGGATGGCATGCTGACCGATGCGACCTTGCAGGCCCGGCACCTGCTGGAATGCGGCCCGGCGGAACAGCTCACATGGTCCGAAATCGCCACCGCGCTGCGCCCCTTCTTCGGCCCGCTTCCCGAGGTCCAGCCAACCGAGGCGGCGGTACTGCCGGCCATAGGCGACCCCGAAACGCTACTGACACTCACGCCTGACGGAAACAGGCTGCGCCTGACCTTTATCGGCCCGCCGGCGGGTGTCGGCGAATGCCTGCGCCTGCGTGCCGATCTGCGCGAGCTGTCGCAACTCCGCCATGTGATGGCCCGCACACCCACCCCGATCTGGCAAACCGATTCCACGCGGCAGGTGGTCTGGGGCAACGCCAGTTTCGACGATCTCTGCGCGCGGGCGGAGCTGCCCGACCGCAGCACGCAACCGCTCGATATCCTTCCCGACGACAGCGAGGACATCCATGTCAGCCGCGCCAGCGCAGGTAAGCCCGGCGACGGCAGCCAGTCCTGGTACGAGGTACAATCCTATCGCGTTCCAGAGGGGCGGCTGCATTTCGCGCAGAATATCGACGCGGTGATCCATGCCGAGGCGGCGCAGCGCAATTTCCTGCAAACCCTCACCCGTATCTTCGCGCATCTGCCCATCGCGCTTGCCGTTTTCGACAAGGATCTGCGACTGGTCCTGTTCAACCCGGCGCTGCTCGACCTGACGACGCTGCCGGCGGAATTCCTCAGCGGCCGGCCCAACCTGCTCAGCTTCTTCGATATGCTGCGCGAAAAGCAGATGATGCCCGAGCCCAAGAATTACCGCAGCTGGCGCGACAAGCTGAGCGAGGTCATCGCCGCCGCCAGCAGCGACCTTTATGTCGAAACCTGGAGTCTGCCCTCGGGGCTCACCTACAAGATCACCGGGCGCCCGCATCCCGATGGCGGCGTGGCCTTCCTGTTCGAGGATATCAGCGCCGAGATCTCGCTCACCCGCCGCTTCCGGCAGGAGATCGAGGTCACACAGGCGGTGCTCGACTGTCTCGACGACGCGGTGGCGGTGTTCTCGCAGCTCGGCGTCCTGTCCTTTTGCAACGACCCCTATCGCCAGCTCTGGGACAACGACCCCGACAGCAGCATCGCCGAAATCGGCATCGCCGAGGCCACCCGCGACTGGCAGGCGCGCTGCCGGCCCAGCCCGATCTGGGCGGAGCTGCGCGATTTCACCCTGACCCTGGGCGACCGCGCCGGCTGGGATGCCGAGCTGCAAACGCTCGACGGCCAGCGCCTGCTCTGCCGGGCCGAGCCGCTCAGCGGCGGGGCGACGCTGATCCGGTTCAGCCCCTGCCTCTGCCCGGCGAAAATCCCCGCCGAGGTGTAG
- the tsaE gene encoding tRNA (adenosine(37)-N6)-threonylcarbamoyltransferase complex ATPase subunit type 1 TsaE: MTSPRAALTLASPEATCSLATRLADRLRPGDVLLLSGGIGAGKTHFARCLIQALQDAPEDVPSPTFTLVQVYETRAGELWHADLYRLSDPDQCAELGLTDAFETAICLIEWPDRLEDLAPQGALSLGFAMDEGEDVRQLALDWTDPRWDEVLAGLTA, from the coding sequence ATGACATCACCCCGCGCCGCGCTGACCCTCGCCTCACCCGAAGCGACCTGCTCCCTCGCCACCCGGCTTGCCGACAGGCTGCGACCGGGCGACGTGCTGTTGCTCTCCGGCGGTATCGGCGCCGGCAAGACACATTTCGCCCGCTGCCTGATCCAGGCGCTTCAGGACGCGCCCGAGGATGTGCCCTCGCCCACCTTCACGCTGGTTCAGGTCTACGAGACACGCGCCGGGGAGCTCTGGCATGCGGATCTCTACCGGCTCTCCGATCCCGACCAATGCGCCGAGCTCGGTCTCACCGACGCGTTCGAGACCGCGATCTGCCTGATCGAATGGCCCGACCGGCTGGAGGATCTCGCCCCGCAAGGCGCGCTGTCGCTGGGCTTCGCCATGGACGAGGGTGAGGATGTCAGGCAGCTTGCGCTCGACTGGACCGATCCGCGCTGGGACGAAGTGCTCGCGGGGCTGACCGCATGA
- a CDS encoding aminoglycoside phosphotransferase family protein translates to MSATFLSEAGWAEAVAKPLAGDASARRYSRLTRGGETAILMEDPEGDTALFARLARHLLSLGLSAPRILAEAPSLLLIEDLGDGLVARLATDPETEKRLYLAATDALIALHRHPAPPDLPRADPARLAAMTDLAFDCYAEGAGQPAPSGTKEACAAAFEAALATHAPETDVMILRDYHAENILWLPDREGAARAGLLDFQDALQGHRAYDLVSLIEDARRDVAPATAEAAIRHYLTATGLPEQPFRAALAVLGAQRNLRILGVFARLAATRGKPHYIDLIPRVWGHLQTDLRHPALANIAALLRDALPAPTPDILQRLKSTCPTP, encoded by the coding sequence ATGAGCGCCACCTTTCTCTCAGAGGCCGGCTGGGCAGAGGCCGTGGCTAAACCGCTGGCGGGCGACGCCTCGGCGCGGCGTTACAGCCGCCTGACGCGCGGCGGCGAAACGGCGATCCTCATGGAAGACCCCGAGGGCGACACCGCGCTCTTTGCCCGGCTCGCGCGGCATCTATTGTCTCTGGGGCTCAGCGCGCCGCGCATCCTCGCCGAAGCGCCGAGCCTGCTGCTGATCGAGGATCTGGGCGACGGGCTGGTTGCCCGGCTCGCAACTGATCCGGAGACCGAAAAGCGGCTCTATCTCGCCGCAACTGACGCATTGATCGCCCTGCACCGGCACCCCGCGCCGCCCGATTTGCCGCGCGCCGATCCCGCGCGCCTTGCCGCGATGACTGACCTTGCCTTTGACTGTTATGCGGAAGGTGCCGGCCAGCCCGCCCCTTCCGGCACAAAAGAGGCCTGCGCCGCCGCGTTCGAGGCCGCGCTGGCCACCCACGCGCCCGAGACCGATGTGATGATCCTGCGCGACTACCACGCCGAGAATATCCTCTGGCTGCCCGACCGCGAGGGCGCCGCCCGCGCCGGTCTGCTGGATTTCCAGGATGCGCTTCAGGGGCATCGTGCCTACGATCTCGTCTCCCTGATCGAGGATGCCCGCCGCGATGTGGCCCCTGCCACCGCGGAGGCGGCAATTCGTCACTATCTCACCGCAACCGGCCTTCCCGAACAGCCCTTCCGCGCCGCGCTGGCGGTGCTGGGCGCGCAGCGTAACCTGCGTATCCTCGGTGTCTTCGCCCGGCTTGCGGCAACGCGCGGCAAGCCGCATTACATCGACCTTATCCCCCGGGTCTGGGGGCACCTGCAAACCGACCTGCGCCACCCGGCGCTGGCCAACATCGCAGCATTGCTGCGCGACGCGCTGCCCGCCCCGACCCCGGACATCCTGCAAAGGCTGAAATCCACATGCCCGACGCCCTGA
- a CDS encoding nucleotidyltransferase family protein, which translates to MPDALMLFAAGFGTRMGALTADRPKPLIEVAGKPLIDHALDLAEGYGKLRRVVNAHYRADQLEAHLAGRDIVVVREEPEILDTGGGLRAALPLLGQDPLFTLNTDAVWSGPNPLRLLGKAWDPARMDALLLCVPMARAVGRKTAGDFSMDGAGRLLRQGDLVYTGAQILTTGGLANIPDRVFSLNRLWNVMHEEGRLFGLPYPGYWCDVGHPEGIRLAEEMLGADV; encoded by the coding sequence ATGCCCGACGCCCTGATGCTCTTTGCCGCCGGGTTCGGCACCCGCATGGGCGCGCTGACCGCCGACCGCCCGAAGCCGCTGATCGAGGTGGCGGGCAAGCCGCTCATCGACCACGCGCTGGATCTGGCCGAAGGCTATGGCAAGCTGCGCCGGGTGGTCAACGCGCATTACCGCGCCGACCAGCTCGAAGCGCATCTCGCCGGGCGCGACATCGTCGTCGTGCGTGAAGAGCCGGAGATTCTCGACACCGGCGGCGGTCTGCGCGCCGCCCTGCCGTTGCTGGGGCAGGATCCGCTCTTTACGCTCAACACCGATGCGGTCTGGTCCGGCCCCAACCCGCTGCGCCTGCTGGGCAAGGCCTGGGATCCCGCGCGCATGGACGCGCTGCTGCTCTGCGTGCCCATGGCGCGCGCCGTGGGCCGCAAGACCGCCGGCGATTTCAGCATGGACGGCGCCGGCCGGCTGCTGCGCCAGGGCGATCTCGTTTATACCGGCGCGCAGATCCTCACGACCGGCGGGCTGGCCAATATCCCCGATCGCGTGTTTTCGCTGAACCGCCTCTGGAACGTCATGCACGAAGAGGGCCGGCTTTTTGGCCTGCCCTATCCCGGCTACTGGTGCGATGTCGGCCATCCCGAGGGCATCCGGCTCGCCGAAGAGATGCTGGGCGCCGATGTTTGA
- the addB gene encoding double-strand break repair protein AddB, which yields MFERSATPRVFALAPGVDFPAALVAGLRARMEGQPPEAMARAELIVNTTRMARRIRQIFDQGPATLLPRIRLLGNVADPIALAHLPAPVSPLRRRLELTGLVSKLLDAQPDLAPRSTLFDLADSLATLMDEMQDEGVSPDDIAALDVSDESGHWQRALSFFNIVQRYFEDGDEAPDTVAFRRFALEQRLKDWETQPPQHPVILAGSTGSRGMTNRLMQAVARLPQGALVLPGFDFDTPEAVWDGLTDALSGEDHPQFRFARLMRELDLRPGDIAHWTEQAAPSPGRNRLISLALRPAPVTDQWRDEGPGLPDLTEATTELTLVEAPTQRDEATAIALRLRQAAEDGVTAALITPDRMLTRQVTAALDRWGILPDDSAGTPLQLTPPGRFLRHVSTLFQQDLTAETLLTLLKHPLTHSGHARGEHLRATRELELHIRRKSWPYPQPEQLRAWGVAAKQEAWAEWVAACFCHPPQHGTRPLADWIEDHLSRAESIAAGPQGTDSELWKEAAGRKTRAVIEDLRDEAGYGTDLDARDYADLFGAVLSGHELRDRDAPHPRILIWGTLEARVMGADLLILGGLNEGSWPELPGADPWLNRRMRHRAGLLVPERRIGLAAHDFQQAVAAPQVWLTRALKSDDAETVPSRWLNRLMNLMNGLPDRDGPQALKDMRARGGHWLALARALEKPVPCAPAPRPSPAPPLAARPRTLSVTEIKHLIRDPFHIYAKRVLRLTPLNPLQRAPDALLRGTLIHRVLEEFVKESVSDPVQLSVEALLRKTDAIICDPQIVPYPTTRHLWRARLAKIALWFTETERARQAVATPAHYEIMGHGEIPQLGFTLRGKADRIDIDARGGAHLYDYKTGAAPSPKEQRYFDKQLLLEAAMVERGAFRELQPRHTERAVFVSVAASPKEVPAPLDEMPAAQVWAEFETLMTRWAEPERGYTARAALLKEKDVSEYDHLARFGEWDVIDEAQREVLE from the coding sequence ATGTTTGAGCGCTCTGCCACCCCGCGCGTCTTCGCGCTCGCCCCCGGTGTCGATTTCCCGGCGGCGCTGGTCGCCGGCCTGCGCGCCCGCATGGAAGGGCAGCCGCCCGAGGCCATGGCGCGGGCCGAGCTGATCGTGAACACCACCCGCATGGCGCGGCGCATCCGGCAGATCTTTGACCAGGGGCCGGCCACGCTGCTGCCGCGCATCCGGCTCTTGGGCAATGTCGCCGACCCGATCGCGCTGGCGCATCTGCCGGCGCCGGTCTCGCCGCTGCGGCGGCGGCTGGAGCTGACCGGGCTGGTGTCGAAACTGCTCGACGCGCAGCCCGATCTCGCGCCGCGCAGCACGCTGTTCGACCTCGCCGACAGCCTCGCCACGCTGATGGACGAGATGCAGGACGAGGGCGTCTCGCCCGACGATATCGCGGCGCTGGATGTGAGCGATGAATCCGGCCACTGGCAGCGGGCGCTCAGCTTTTTCAACATCGTGCAGCGTTATTTCGAGGACGGGGACGAGGCGCCGGACACCGTCGCCTTTCGCCGTTTTGCGCTGGAACAGAGACTGAAAGACTGGGAAACGCAGCCGCCGCAGCACCCGGTGATCCTGGCCGGCTCCACCGGCTCGCGCGGGATGACCAACCGGCTGATGCAGGCGGTGGCACGGCTGCCGCAGGGCGCACTGGTGCTGCCCGGCTTCGATTTCGACACGCCCGAGGCGGTCTGGGACGGGCTCACCGATGCGCTCTCGGGCGAGGATCACCCGCAGTTCCGTTTTGCCCGGCTGATGCGCGAGCTGGATCTGCGCCCGGGCGACATTGCCCACTGGACCGAACAGGCAGCGCCCAGCCCCGGGCGCAACCGGCTGATCTCGCTGGCGCTGCGGCCCGCGCCGGTCACCGATCAATGGCGGGACGAGGGGCCGGGCCTGCCCGATCTGACCGAGGCCACCACCGAGCTGACGCTGGTCGAGGCACCCACCCAGCGCGACGAGGCCACCGCCATCGCGCTGCGCCTGCGTCAGGCTGCCGAGGACGGCGTGACCGCCGCGCTGATCACCCCCGACCGGATGCTGACCCGGCAGGTGACGGCGGCGCTCGACCGCTGGGGCATCCTGCCCGACGACAGCGCCGGCACGCCGCTACAACTGACCCCGCCGGGCCGGTTCCTGCGCCATGTTTCGACCCTGTTCCAGCAGGATCTGACCGCCGAGACGCTGCTCACCCTGCTCAAGCATCCGCTCACCCATAGCGGCCACGCGCGCGGCGAGCACCTCCGCGCCACCCGCGAGCTGGAGCTGCATATCCGCCGCAAATCCTGGCCCTATCCGCAGCCCGAGCAGCTGCGCGCCTGGGGCGTGGCGGCGAAACAGGAGGCCTGGGCGGAATGGGTTGCCGCCTGTTTCTGCCATCCACCGCAACACGGCACCCGCCCACTTGCCGACTGGATCGAAGACCATCTGTCCCGCGCCGAGAGCATCGCCGCCGGGCCGCAGGGTACGGATTCCGAGCTCTGGAAAGAGGCCGCCGGGCGCAAGACCCGCGCGGTGATCGAAGATCTGCGCGACGAGGCCGGGTACGGCACCGATCTGGACGCGCGCGACTATGCCGACCTCTTTGGCGCGGTGCTTTCGGGACACGAGCTGCGCGACCGTGATGCGCCGCATCCGCGCATCCTGATCTGGGGCACGCTGGAGGCGCGGGTGATGGGCGCCGATCTGCTGATCCTCGGCGGGCTGAACGAAGGCAGCTGGCCCGAGCTGCCCGGCGCCGACCCCTGGCTGAACCGGCGGATGCGGCACCGCGCGGGCCTTTTGGTGCCGGAACGGCGCATCGGGCTGGCCGCGCATGACTTTCAGCAGGCGGTGGCCGCGCCGCAGGTCTGGCTGACCCGCGCGCTGAAATCCGACGATGCGGAAACCGTGCCCTCGCGCTGGCTGAACCGGCTGATGAACCTGATGAACGGGCTGCCCGACCGGGACGGGCCGCAGGCGCTGAAGGACATGCGCGCGCGCGGCGGCCATTGGCTGGCGCTGGCCCGCGCGCTGGAAAAGCCCGTGCCCTGTGCCCCGGCGCCGCGCCCTTCGCCGGCCCCACCGCTGGCGGCGCGGCCGCGCACGCTCTCGGTCACCGAGATCAAGCATCTGATCCGTGACCCCTTCCACATCTATGCCAAGCGGGTGCTGCGGCTCACGCCGCTCAATCCTCTGCAACGTGCCCCAGACGCGCTGCTGCGTGGCACGCTGATCCACCGCGTGCTGGAGGAGTTCGTCAAGGAAAGCGTCTCTGATCCGGTGCAACTCAGTGTCGAGGCGCTGCTGCGCAAGACCGACGCCATCATCTGCGATCCGCAGATCGTGCCCTATCCGACAACGCGCCATCTCTGGCGCGCGCGGCTGGCCAAGATCGCGCTCTGGTTCACCGAGACCGAGCGCGCGAGACAGGCGGTGGCCACGCCCGCGCATTACGAGATCATGGGTCATGGCGAGATTCCGCAGCTCGGTTTTACCCTGCGCGGCAAGGCCGACCGGATCGACATCGACGCGCGCGGCGGTGCGCATCTTTACGATTACAAGACCGGCGCCGCCCCCAGCCCCAAGGAGCAGCGCTATTTCGACAAGCAGCTGCTGCTCGAAGCCGCCATGGTCGAGCGCGGTGCCTTCCGCGAGCTTCAGCCGCGCCACACCGAACGCGCGGTGTTCGTCTCGGTCGCGGCCAGTCCCAAGGAGGTGCCGGCGCCGCTCGACGAAATGCCAGCCGCGCAGGTCTGGGCCGAGTTCGAGACGCTCATGACCCGCTGGGCGGAACCGGAGCGCGGCTATACCGCCCGCGCCGCGCTGCTCAAGGAAAAGGATGTGTCCGAATACGATCACCTCGCCCGCTTCGGCGAATGGGACGTGATCGACGAGGCGCAGCGCGAGGTGCTGGAATGA